In Elephas maximus indicus isolate mEleMax1 chromosome 7, mEleMax1 primary haplotype, whole genome shotgun sequence, the following proteins share a genomic window:
- the LOC126079381 gene encoding olfactory receptor 4S2, whose protein sequence is MEKINNVTKFIFLGLSQNPEVEEVCFVVFSFFYMVILLGNFLIMLTVCVGNLFKSPMYFFLNYLSFVDICYSSVTAPKMIVDLLAKSKTISYVGCMLQLFGVHFFGCTEIFILTIMAYDRYVAICKPLHYMTIMDRDKCNKMLLGTWVGGFLHSIIQVALVAQLPFCGPNEIDHYFCDVHPVLKLACTDTYVVGGVVTANSGTIALGSFVILLISYTVILVSLRKQSAEGRCKALSTCGSHIAVVVIFFGPCTFMYMRPDTTFSEDKMVAVFYTIVTPMLNPLIYTLRNAEVKNAMKKLWGRKVFWEDDGK, encoded by the coding sequence atggaaaaaataaacaatgtaACCAAGTTCATTTTCTTGGGCCTTTCTCAGAACCCAGAGGTGGAAGAAGTTTGTTTcgtggtgttttctttcttctacatGGTTATTCTTCTGGGAAACTTTCTCATCATGCTGACAGTGTGTGTGGGCAACCTCTTTAAGTCTCCTATGTATTTCTTTCTCAACTATTTGTCTTTTGTGGACATCTGTTACTCCTCAGTTACAGCTCCCAAAATGATTGTTGACCTATTAGccaaaagtaaaactatctcctATGTGGGGTGCATGTTGCAACTCTTTGGGGTACATTTCTTTGGTTGCACTGAGATCTTCATCCTTACCATAATGGCCTATGATCggtatgtggccatctgtaaaccTCTACATTATATGACTATCATGGACCGGGACAAATGTAATAAAATGTTGCTGGGGACCTGGGTAGGTGGGTTCTTACATTCCATTATCCAGGTGGCTTTGGTGGCCCAGCTACCCTTTTGTGGACCCAACGAGATTGATCACTACTTTTGCGATGTCCACCCTGTGCTGAAACTGGCCTGCACAGACACATatgttgttggtggtgttgtGACAGCCAACAGTGGAACCATTGCTCTGGGGAGCTTTGTTATCTTGTTAATCTCCTACACTGTCATCCTGGTGTCCCTGAGAAAGCAGTCAGCAGAAGGCAGGTGCAAAGCTCTCTCCACTTGTGGCTCCCACATTGCTGTGGTTGTCATCTTTTTTGGCCCATGTACTTTCATGTACATGCGCCCTGATACTACCTTTTCTGAGGATAAGATGGTGGCTGTATTTTACACCATTGTCACCCCCATGTTAAACCCCCTGATTTATACACTGAGAAATGCAGAAGTAAAAAATGCAATGAAGAAACTGTGGGGTAGGAAGGTTTTCTGGGAGGATGATGGCAAGTAG
- the LOC126079877 gene encoding olfactory receptor 4C11-like — protein sequence MQQNKSVTEFILLGLTQDPLRQKMVFIIFFIFYIGTVVGNLLIIVTLKFSWSLGSPMYLFLFHLSFADTCFSTSTAPRLIVDALSAKKVVSYNECMTQVFAVHLFGSMEVFVLVLMAVDRYLAICNPLHYPTIMRPEVCIILIILAWIAALIHSITQNVLIWKLPFCGNNLIDHYCCDLQPLLKLACVDTYVNNLLVVFNSGATCSISFFILMISYVVMLYSLRNHSAEGRKKALSTCTSHIIVVVLFFVPCIFIYIRPQTTFSMDKMVTVFYTIGTPFLNPLIYTLRNAEVKNAMRKLWSIKITSESKG from the coding sequence ATGCAGCAAAATAAGAGTGTAACTGAGTTCATACTGTTGGGATTGACACAGGATCCTCTGAGGCAGAAAATGGTGTTTATAATCTTCTTCATTTTCTACATTGGAACTGTGGTGGGGAATTTGCTCATTATTGTGACCCTCAAGTTCAGCTGGTCTCTTGGGAGTCCCATGTACCTCTTCCTATTTCATTTGTCCTTTGCTGATACCTGCTTTTCAACTTCCACAGCCCCAAGACTAATTGTGGATGCTCTCTCTGCAAAGAAAGTTGTATCCTATAATGAGTGTATGACACAAGTCTTTGCAGTGCATTTATTTGGATCCATGGAAGTCTTTGTCCTCGTCCTCATGGCTGTTGATCGCTATTTGGCCATCTGTAATCCCTTGCATTATCCGACCATCATGAGACCAGAGGTCTGCATTATCTTGATCATTCTTGCCTGGATAGCTGCTTTAATACATTCTATTACTCAGAATGTTCTGATCTGGAAACTGCCCTTCTGTGGAAACAATTTGATTGATCATTATTGTTGTGATTTGCAGCCCTTACTAAAACTTGCTTGCGTGGACACTTACGTCAACAACCTACTGGTGGTGTTCAATAGTGGGGCCACTTGCTCAATCAGTTTCTTCATTCTGATGATCTCATACGTTGTCATGTTGTATTCTTTGCGAAACCACAGTgcagaagggaggaaaaaagccCTTTCCACTTGTACCTCCCACATCATTGTAGTTGTCTTATTCTTTGTTccgtgtatattcatatatatacgtCCACAAACTACTTTCTCCATGGACAAGATGGTGACAGTGTTTTATACCATTGGAACACCCTTTCTCAACCCACTTATCTATACATTAAGGAATGCAGAAGTGAAAAATGCCATGAGAAAGTTATGGAGTATCAAAATTACCTCAGAAAGCAAAGGCTGA